DNA sequence from the Halococcus salsus genome:
CCACTCACGATGACCGACACCGGGCGGTTATTGCAGAGTCGTATTGATATTTTGATGGTCGGTATCTTTCTCCCCGGGAGTGCGGTTGGTATCTATAATCTCTCATCGGTGCTGTCGCAGGTTCTCGACATTCCCTCTGTTGCGCTCAACACAATTTACCCTTCTATCGCTTCCCGAATGTATAGCAATAACGAACGGGGAGCGTTGGAAGCACTATTTACCCGGGTTACTCGTTGGACGTTCACACTAGCGCTTCTACCGGCAGTTGGTCTTTTCATTTATTCGAGTCAAGTTCTTTCGATTTTTGGAGAGGGTTTTAGAGCAGGGATGGCGGTCCTTTCTCTGTTCGTACTTTCGTCACTCTTGAATTCCGCGACCGGGCCTACCGAATACACACTCATGATGACCGACCATCAATACCTATTGCTAGCGAATAGATGGGGTGGGGGAATATCCAACGTCATCCTCAATTATCTATTTATCACCCGATACGGTCTCATTGGTGCCGTGTCCGCTACCGTCATTATCTCCGCCATTGTTGACATCGCCAGCCTTATTGAGGTCTGGTACACCGAAGGACTCTTTCCTTACTCGCTAACGTTTCTTAAGCCGATCACCGCCGGTCTTGCCTGCGGAGCAGCCTTGAAAGGGTGGGAAACACTCTCATTGGTGTCGGGATTCCCGCTTTTAATTATCGGTGCTGTCATTGGTACGGTCACTTATATAATATCCTTGTTGGTATTGGGTATTGAAGAAGAGGACCGTGAGTTCCTCACAGACATACGGTCAAATATAACTTAGCTGCCTATATCGGTATCATAGTGGTATCCATACGGCTGGTAGGAAAAATAATACACATATATGATACGTTGTGGTACTCGGGTGGGGCGTGGCTACCCTAGTCCCAAGATACACCTTCTTCGATGACCCTCGCAGGTGCCCCAGCAACAAGCGTTTTCGGTGGTATGTCTCTGGTAACGACGCTCTCGCTCGCGATAACAGCACCTTCGCCCACTACCACTCCCTTTTTAATACGGGTGCCGGAACCGATCCAAACGTTGTCGTTGATCGTAATCGGGGCTGTTGTTGGTTTCGTTTCTTCGTCCGTAAAGAGGCTATGTCGGTCGGTGTCGCTGAGGGCAACATCCCATGCGATCGAACATCGGTCTCCGATCTCGATACGATCTTCACAGAGCAATCGAAACTCTGAATTAACGAACGAATTGCCAATCGAGAAATCCCCCTCTATTCGCAGCACTGAGCCGTGCCCGATCCTCGGCAGTCCTCCACCAGCGTGTATCGTCGCATCTGATGCAACAGACAGCTTGGTTGGTGAAAAGGCGCGAGATGATGCGGGTTCGATCGAACCTACGAAAAACACGTTATCGATCTCTATATCTGAAGAATCAGCAAGGTCGACAGCCGCTTTCGAATTGAGAATTATCGACAGGGGGTCGTTCCCCGTTCGTTTGGAATAGTAGACGGTCTTTGCGAGCCCAAGAGGACCGATGCGGCGTAGGATATCTGTGTGGGTTCCTACTGTGTTTGGAGGCATGAGTTGCTATGTTCAGAGATATCCAAGAGCTTCGAGCATTTCTTGTTGGCTTTTATCATTCGATTCGACTTCTATATCTGGATGGTGCGATTCTGTGTCCTTCGCTGATGTGACGAGCCATGGGACACGCCGAACCTTCGGGTGCAGCATTCCAACACGGTGCTTATAGCCCTTTTTTCCAAGAAACCGCTCGCCGAATGCCTCACCATGGTCAGCTGTGATCGCGACTTTCTCTGCTTCATAGTTCGACAACAAGGTATCTATGGCATCTATTCCTAACTGTAGTTCTTCGAGGTACCGGTTCCAGAGGTTTCGCCTCGATAGCGTTCCATCTCGAAGCTGATTGAATGGAAACCGCTGCCAGTCCTCTAATTCTGCTTGTTCACCCGACTCAACGGCACTATAGTATGGATAATGGGGTTGAATATAGTGAACGATCATCTTCTCCGGGTTCTCGGTGCGTCCCTGCTGAATAGCCAAATCGGTGACTAATTCTGCAGAAGGGTGAGGTCGGTCAACATGCCCTCCGGAAGGTGTTCTTGCGTCCCGCAGACTTCCTACAGAAACGAATTCGTGGAGTGCCTTTTTCGGAAGGAAATCCCATTTAGTTGGACTCCAGCTAGCGTTATCGACATCCTCTGGCAGCTTTTTTCCGTCGAGCACTTGCTCAACTAATAAATTTCCTGCGATGTAATCTGTTCTGTTGATCTGAGCCGAGTAAGGTGCTCGAAACGTTTGTGCAGTCCATTCGAGAGTTGACCCGCCCACAGACAGACGAGACTGCAAGGAGGCATCTCCCAACCAGCTATACCTATTTCTGTTCCTCATCTCCAACAAACCATCCAGTCGGCAGGTATCCAAAAGTATCAGCAAATCCCAATCGTCGTCGAATACATTATCCCCTATGGGATATCTAGAAAATGCGGCAGCCTCAAACCCGGAAATTAGCGATGGGGCTCTTGATGTGACATATTCCCGAACCATCTCCGGATTGCGTATTCCCTTAGCGATCTTGTGAGATATCGAACTCAACATGGCCACTGACCTCATCTCGCTGCCGCCGCTGATAAAGCTTGATATCAGGTTCGATTGCCAATAGTTCTCTGTTGGATCTCGCATTTGACTTGATGCGAAATAGAAGAACTTTGTTCAGTCACAAATACGACAAATGGTGAGATACAAAGATTGGCATTTTGACAACAGTGAAAAACAAGTAGAAAAAGTGATACGAAGGGGGTAAGGGTGCTCACTCCGATGATTGAAACTGTGTTGAATACTATCTCGAAGGGAAACAGAACGGTGTTCAAGCGATTGTTGCGGACCAACAAGCATGTCTGGGGCTGGTACTGGTGACGACCGGTATCTGGCTCGTCGGCGCGCACGGTAACGTCGCCACGACCGCGATGGTGGGCGCACGCGCCATCGCGCACGGCGTGACCGGCACCGAAGGAATGGTGACCGAGCGCCCGCCGTGCGACGCGCTCGATCTTCCCGATGTGGATTCGTTGGTCTTCGGTGGGCACGACGTCCAGTCCGGGAGCGTCGTCGAGACGGCCGAGGCTCTTCACGAACGGAACGGCGTACCCGGCCGTGCGGCGCTCGACGCGGTTCGCGACGACCTCGCCGCCATCGACGACCGGATCGAGGTCGGGACGGCGCGGAACTGCGGGACGACGGTCGAGCGCCTCGCCGACGAGGCCGCGGACGAGGGGGGTTCTTTGCGAACGGTCACCGAGGAGATCCGGGCCGACTACGAGGCGTTTGCCGAGGCCAACGGGTTCGACCGGGTCGTGGTGGTGAACGTCGCCTCCTCGGAACCGATCCCGCACGACCCCGCACGGTACGACACCGTCGAGGCGATCGAAACCGCCCTCGACGATGACGACCCACTCCCGGCGAGCTCGCTCTACGCCTACGCCGCGCTCAGTGGTGGGTACCCGTTCGTGAACTTCACGCCGAACGCCGCGAACGCGCTCCCCGGGCTCCGCGAACTCGCCAAGCGCGAGAACGTCCCGCACATGGGGCGCGACGGGAAGACCGGCGAGACCCTCATGAAGTCCGCGCTCGCGCCGATGTTCGCCGACCGCAACCTCCGGGTGGAGTCCTGGGAGGGC
Encoded proteins:
- a CDS encoding inositol-3-phosphate synthase — encoded protein: MTTGIWLVGAHGNVATTAMVGARAIAHGVTGTEGMVTERPPCDALDLPDVDSLVFGGHDVQSGSVVETAEALHERNGVPGRAALDAVRDDLAAIDDRIEVGTARNCGTTVERLADEAADEGGSLRTVTEEIRADYEAFAEANGFDRVVVVNVASSEPIPHDPARYDTVEAIETALDDDDPLPASSLYAYAALSGGYPFVNFTPNAANALPGLRELAKRENVPHMGRDGKTGETLMKSALAPMFADRNLRVESWEGHNILGNGDGEVLEDEENKAGKLDSKGGVLDGILDEDFHNRVRIDYTPALADWKTAWDDIRFRGFLDTQMKLQFTWEGSDSALAAPLVLDLARLVAYADRQGEGGLQPHLASFFKAPLGVDEHRLAAQFDMLADYVARHTAETDGGADAEGGV
- a CDS encoding acyltransferase yields the protein MPPNTVGTHTDILRRIGPLGLAKTVYYSKRTGNDPLSIILNSKAAVDLADSSDIEIDNVFFVGSIEPASSRAFSPTKLSVASDATIHAGGGLPRIGHGSVLRIEGDFSIGNSFVNSEFRLLCEDRIEIGDRCSIAWDVALSDTDRHSLFTDEETKPTTAPITINDNVWIGSGTRIKKGVVVGEGAVIASESVVTRDIPPKTLVAGAPARVIEEGVSWD
- a CDS encoding oligosaccharide flippase family protein, coding for MADRPESGISAALRSVVRGAGAQVIGLGVARVLGFIATYLLTRSLGATAYGIYSYGKVLLSITSTISNFGTDQSIVRFVPKYTNDRAAQNRTIGLAIVTSLVGGIIVGLTLYWVAPVISEYTLDRQLLVSILRLFAIALPAMTLIGCISSVFRSLELPGYQILSGNIIRLVFRVLAIGVIVAIGASLVGVVVAEVIATVLALLFGIYLFVRKTDFWPNLHSTSPGYREFYNFSVPLTMTDTGRLLQSRIDILMVGIFLPGSAVGIYNLSSVLSQVLDIPSVALNTIYPSIASRMYSNNERGALEALFTRVTRWTFTLALLPAVGLFIYSSQVLSIFGEGFRAGMAVLSLFVLSSLLNSATGPTEYTLMMTDHQYLLLANRWGGGISNVILNYLFITRYGLIGAVSATVIISAIVDIASLIEVWYTEGLFPYSLTFLKPITAGLACGAALKGWETLSLVSGFPLLIIGAVIGTVTYIISLLVLGIEEEDREFLTDIRSNIT